CAGAGACGGTCCGAATTCCCATCGGTAAATTCCAAAAATATAACAAAAAAGAAAGACCAAGATAAATACTGGTCTCTAATCCAATAAACATATACTCTTTGTAGGCAGTTTTATTGGGTTTAAAAAATCCAACGATGGAACCTGTGATGATACAAAGGGCAATAAAGAAAGAACTCCAATAGGTTTGGTAAATAAAAAAGAAAAAAGCAAATAATAGAGCCACTCTTCCAATTAAGAATACTGCTTTGGTTTCTTTTTTTAATCCCCCAAGTAAGGACAAAACTCTACCAAAGATCACAGAAAATGATACAGAGAGGATCAGTGGTATTTTGGGTCCGGGTTGAAAGTATAAATGTAAAATACAATATGAGATGAGTAACGATAACGCAGATCTGTAAAATGGCGCAAATAACGGATGTTTACCGATTTTTGATCTTATTTTGTAGAACTTGCTGGAATAAGGACTTCGTTGTACAAAAGTACTAACGAGATATAAAGATAAAAATATATAAAGAACAGCTAACAAAACTTTCATGGAATAGTTTTGGTTGGGTTCAAATAAAGAATAAAACGTAAAAGCCGTAACACCGAGGGCAAAACTTAAAAAACGGAAGTCACGTAAAGACCCACCATAAATACCCACAGAAAATGCAGACAAAACCCCACTAAGTAAAACCAATTCAAAGGAAAAAATATAATCGATCAGAAACTCAGCAGAATTTGCCCGAAAAAACCAAAAGATCTGAATGACAGCAGCAGCTAAAAGGGCGATCGCTAAACCGACAGGTAACGTTTGTTTGTATTTCCTGTAAATGAACCCAACTGCAAACGATACAACTAGAAGTATCTGTAATACAGGATAAGCCGTATCTGTACGATCGATCAGAGCAAGTTCAGATCCGGCTACATAAAAAAATAGAGAGAGTACATAACCAATCGAAAGGCTAAGACTAAACTCGAGTGAGGGGAAGAGGCCGGTTTCCCAGAAACGTTTCCATTGAGAATCCATAGAATTAGCTACCAAAGATGTTTGATAGGCCTCATTCGCAAACTAAAGAAAATCTTATTTTATTTGGCAGTGCACAAAATGTTTGACCAAAACGACCTATGTGCCGATTTTGACTATAACTATGCTGACGTTTTTATCTATATCCTTTTTGGTTCTTTACGGCTTTGACATTTTGGTTCTATTCTACTTCGGTTTGCACACTTACCTCATGGTTTTTTTGTATAGCAGATACAAACAAAACTGTGCGGAGGACGAAACAAAACTCCTTTCCTTGAAGGATAAAAACCTCCCGACTGTTACCGTTCAGCTGCCAATCTTCAATGAATTCTATGTTGTCGATCGTTTGATCGAGTCTGCATGTAACCTGGAATATCCGGCAAAAAAACTCCAAATCCAAGTTCTTGACGACTCCACTGATGAAACTGTGGAAAAGGTTGCGACTCTTGTTGCTCAGTACAAGAAAAAAGGAATCTGGATCGAACATGTTCACAGAACCAACCGTAAAGGTCACAAAGCCGGCGCTCTAGATGAAGGGATGGCAAAAGCAAAAGGTGACTACATTGCTATTTTTGATGCGGATTTTACTCCTGACTCCGATTTTCTCCTTCGCACTATGGGATACTTCGAAGACGAATCCATAGGAATGGTCCAAACACGTTGGGGCCATATCAACGAAACCTATAATATTTTGACCAAAGCTCAAAGTTTTGGAATCGATGGTCACTTTATGATCGAGCAGGTTGCAAGAAATGGAGCAAGCCTTTGGATGAACTTCAATGGTACTGCGGGAATTTGGAAACGCGCTTGTATTGAAGACGCTGGCGGTTGGGAACATGATACCCTCACTGAAGACTTTGATCTTTCTTACCGTGCCGAGCTCAAAGGTTGGAAGTTTCGTTACATTAAAGACGTAGTTTGTAAGGCAGAAATTCCTGCGACTATGAATGCCTATAAAGCACAACAGTTTCGTTGGTGCAAAGGTTCAATCCAAACGGCAGTCAAACTCATTCCTCGGATTTGGAAATCAAACGAATCTTGGAAAATTAAAGGGGAAGCAATTACCCACCTCATCAATTATTCTGTGCATCCACTTATGATCATCAATATCTTACTCACGGCTCCACTTCTCCTTATGGAATTTTGGGCAGGGTTTAAGATGGATGACCTCCCTATGGAGATCCTTTTTGGGTCGGCCGCTGTGCTTTCCATCGGATCTATGGGACCTGTGATTTTCTATGCCTACTCCCAAAGGGAAATCCATAAAAACTGGAAATCCAAATTGGTTTACCTTCCTATCCTTGTGATGATTGGAACAGGCATTGCTGTGATGAACACTTACGCTTGGATGGAAGCTGTTTTTGGTATCCAGTCTGGTTTCAAACGCACCCCAAAACTCAGAATTGAGAAAGAAGGGGATAGTTTGCAGGACAAAATCAAATACGTAGTCCCAGTAGATTACCGAGCTTTCCTCGAGTTTTTTATGGGTGCTTATTGTGTATTTTGTATCTACCTTTCCTTCATGGTTGGAAAACCATACATGATCGGTTTTATGGTTCTTTATTCTATCGGATTTTTCTATGTCTCTTATCTTTCTGTGGCGGAGTCGTTCTGGAAATTCAAACCAGCGACCAAGGCAGAAAAGGAACTTCGTGCCGTCGCTTAGGAAGAGCGATGGTACTTACTTGACGAAACCTTTCCTTCCAAAAAGCTGTAAATTCAACCTAGGTCCAGGGGTCATCCATGAGTGAAAAAGTCTACTGCGCGAACTGTTTGCATTGTGTTGTGGTTCGCCAATACGAATCGGAGCAAGATAAATACATTCTTCGAGTAAAATGTAATAAGAAGAAATGGTCTAAACGTTCCGGTGAAGAAAAACTTTATAAATACTTTACAGTGGCTCGCCGTATGCAAACCAACTGCGAGTATTATGAAGAAATGGGAGAGATTCTACCTTATATCAAGAACTTGAAAAAAGAACTCCCAATCAAAGACGAAATCTACATGGTGAAAGCCGTCTAAATTATTACCGGCGTGTTGTTTCCCAGGTTACCTCGCGCCTTCGCTCGCAAATTTCATAAAACTGAAAACAAAAAAGAACGGACGATTCAGGGTCAATTCCTGATCCCCGTTCCTGCGGGCAGCGTTCTCTCTGATTCCTATCCCACACGAGTTACCCATGGTCAAGTTATGCTTGCGCATAACGGGAAAAAGGTGCTTGCTCCTGTTAATGGAGTAGCAAGTCTTACCGCAGACCAAAAATACTTTCAAATCAAACAAGATGGGTCTTGGTCTACAACTTCTCCTTACCATTTTCGTCAGTATGATTTCCCTACACTTTTAGAATCTTTTGACGAAGGTGCTTTGTATTCTTTGGATTTGATGGAAACTCCTCTTAAGGATTACTTTCAAAAATTTAAAAAAGATTCTTCTTTTAAAATTGTTTTATCTCCCTTTTGCAGATACCAACATCTCAATTTTGAAGAAATGATCCTTCGTGATATGAAGGATGCTTATCTATCATTCATTGATCTTCTGAAATCGATATTTCCGAAGGCAGAAGTATCAAACTTTTTTGAAGTTTCGTCTTTGGATTTTAAACATCCCAATGGAATTCCTGAATTTTTTCTGCATAAACAATTCCATGAGCCTGTTGATAAGACTAGAAAATCATTAATCCAACATGAAGTTCTATTTTTGGGTGCAGAAACCATATTCCATATTTTACGGAAGTTATACTATAACGAACCTTTTACGAAAAGACATTTAGCAGTGTTTTTAGTCGATCGTAAGGGAAGGATGGACTTAGAGCCTCGTCAGTTCTTTTTAACGAACGGGCAAGCTTTGGCTTTCATTCCTGCAAACTTAGACAAACGATACAAAATTGCTTCCTTTGAAACTGTGTTTGAAGAAGTAGAACCATTGGATGTCGGCTCTCTTGGTTACTTCAATATTTACGAACATTACTCCATCACTTTATACGAAAAACTTCCTGCAGCGAGAAAAGAATTTAGCTGTATTGATTGTATGGAGTGTAATAACTACTGTCCAACCCATGCAAATCCTGTTCAACTCATCAAAGGGAAAGTAGAAGAGTTTGAAAAGAATCAATGTATTTCTTGTGGAATTTGTACGGTGTATTGCCCGTCTGGCATTGATATTCGGAAACGAATCGAAGGAGTTATTGTTTAACAATCATTAAATCATGTTAAAGAACCTTTATATTCTATCTGAAAATAGTTGGGGAGTAAAATCATCGGAGATCTTTGCCGATTTCTTTTATTTTCTAACCCTTATGGGTTTTCTTGGATACTCTTTGGCTCATGTTTTGCCAATCCCCATTTTGCCAATTGTTATTGGATCAATACTCACACTTATATATTTAGGTTTTTGTATTCGTGCGAATCAGTCGCCGTATTGGTTGGGACTGCTTTCACAATTACTGATCATCTTTTTGATTTTACCAACAACTTGGTTGCATCCGATTTTGTTACCGATAGCATTATTTTTTGCCATGGTAGTTCATTATCTCCTCGGCCAACAGTATTCTTTACGGGTTCCTATTTTTAGTTTGGTTCTCCTCTTTGTTTTGATTTGGGACAGCGTTTTCTCCTTACTTGGATATTCTTTTCGAATTCCTGTGGAGCTAGTTTCTTGGACAGGGATTTCTTTTGAGTCCTCTCTTTTGCCTTTGACATTGCCTTGGTTTTCCAATCTTCCTTTGAATGGCCTTACGTTTTTATCTTTCGCTGATAGTTTAGGCATTTATGTTTTAGTGGGAATTGCCTGGGTTTCTTTTCGACGAACAATTCTACTTGGGTTTTTCTTAGGATGGCTTCTTTTATTTTCTTTTTGGGGGATTGGTTCGGGTCAGTTAAGTTTTAACTGGATTCTTTCCTATTCAGCCCTTGCTTTCTTTTTGCACCTGAGTCCGGGACGTAATTTTTACGGATCGTATTATGTTTCTCTACTTAGTTTTGTCATTTTACTTCCCATCGCCTTTTTTGTGGGTAAAATGGGGATAAGCGCCGGTTTGGTAATGGCTGTTTTTTTTCTTTTAGAAGGCCTCTTCGTCAGGGTTTTTCTTGGAAAATAAGTCGATCTTGAAAAGGTGGGAGTAAGTTATACCATATGAATCAACTTCTGGAGATTCTAGACCCTAAAAATATCATTTTCGATTTTAAAGCATCTACGAAAGAAGATGCCATTCGAAAAATGATCTCTCATATGGTCGCCACACAATCGTTAGATCCAAGTCATGAAGAGGAGACAGTTTCTTCTTTGATGAATAGAGAAAAATCCATGTCGACAGGCATTGGAAGTGGAGTTGCCATTCCGCATTGTTCTGTTCATTATGTGAATGAGTTGAAATGTGCTATGGCTATTGCACCGCAAGGAATCGACTTTGATGCACTTGATCATGGTTTAGTTCAAATTTTTATCATGCTTATTGTTCCTAAAAATAAATTTCAGGATCATATCAAAACACTAGCATTGATTGCCAAAACTCTCAACATCCCTGAAGAAAGAGAAAAACTCATCAAAGCCAAAAATTTCGAAGAAATCCAAAAGGCATTCCTTTCGAAAAGTTAATCCAGTGAAGTCGGAAATCTTCCGTTTTCTGTATTTCCTTCTACTGTTATCTTGTATCAGTAGTTTTGTTTCAGAGTTCCACACAAAAGATAAATCCTATTTGTATGCTGATGCGGGAATGATGGAAATGCAAAGCCAGGAAAAAAGTTTTTTATCTTCCTATGTCCAGTTTTGGAAATCTTTGATTTTGGAATCAGGAGGAAAAACGGAGAATGGGGAGACTGTATACGCCCATATTGGAACTCGTTTTTTTTCAACTTTGCACTTAGCAATCTTTAGTATCTTATTTGGTTCTTTCCTTGCTTTTGGACTTTCTCTTGCAGCAACATACTTCCGATCTAGATTATTATATGATATTGTTTCTTTTGGTTCTAATCTGATTCTATCCACTCCCGTATTCATCGTCGCCATACTATTGTTACTTGTGTTTTTTTATCGATTGGAATGGTTTCCTCCCGGTGGGTATGAATCAGGAAATACATACTATGTAGTTTTACCGGGAATTGCGTTGGGTTCTCGTATCTATGCACGTATGTCTTTATATCTGTTACCAGAAATTCGTAAAGAGGCTGATTCTAAATATGTGCAGTTATTACAAACAAGGTCTTATCCTTGGAGTCATATTGTCGGAAAAGAAATTTTTTTAAAAGTCCTGCCGATTGCACTCATCCTTTTAATTTTAGATTTTGGGTCTTTGCTGTCAGGAGCAATGGTTGTAGAAGAGATTTTCTTTTTTCCAGGAATTGGGAAGTCTTTATATTTTTCCATTAAATCAATGGATACAAAGTTACTAGCAACACTCCTCATGTATTCAGGAATTTTGTTTTATGTTTTGAATCGTCTTGGATTTTATCTACAACGATTTTTTTCCGGTGGGGTATGAAAGTGATTTCGGTCCATACCTTAGTGCAGTTTTTCTTTTTTGGATTGGTCCTTTCGGGTGCGATTGTTTTATCGGCACCTACAAATGTAGATCTAACCAATAACAATTTGCCCATTTTGTCCCCTGGCTTTTTTGCAGGAACGGACCGTTTGGGTCGAGACAACTTAGCCTTGTTTTGTTATGGATCTTTATCTACCATTCTCCTTGTAGTGCCTGCTCGTATTTTGACTATCTTTGTATCTTTTATTCTGTCTGCTTTTTCTCTCTTCTTTCCTAAAAGATCAGATTTTATTCTTTCAGGAATCGTATCTGTATCCCTCGCCATCCCTTCTTTATTGTCTGCTCTTGTTGTGATGAGTTTATTACCGAGTAGCCCCTTTGCCATTTTTATTGCTATCCTAGTCTCCGATTGGGCATTGTCGTATGAAACACTCACAGCAAAGATTCGTGAAATCAAACAAAGTTCTTATTTGTCAGCTTCCCTATGTATGGGTGCCAAACCGTACCAACTCATCCTTTTGCATTATCTACCAGCCCTCCGCAATATTTTCGGTTTTTTATTTTTTTCCGGATTACCTGGTGTAGTTATGACTACTGCCTTGTTTTCTTACTTAGGAATCCAAACATCACTTGGAGATACAGGTCCTGGACTTGGAGAACAGATCTCATTTTCTAAAGATTATTTTGATAAGACACCTGTTTCCGTTTTGCTTCCGATAGTTGCCATTTTAACTTTGGTGTATTCTTTGGGATCTAACCAGAAAAAGAATGAAACATAAAATTTCAGCATTATTCATCATCTTCGGACTTCTATGTAATGTATTGCCGTTGTACTCGATTGATGATTATTATAATTTCCCAAACCAAAGTTACAAAGGGAGCGTTACTTATGAATCCTCGCGTAATTTATGTTTGTTCTCGTTCGTTGCAGTCTCTCCAGACCCCACAAAAGAATATTTAGTCAAGGGAATTCCTTCCGTTTTACTTTCTGAACTTCGTAATTTAGAATACACCTATGTAGAATATCCTAAGGCAAATGTAGTTTATCATTCCTTTGGGGAAACACCTGTTATGACTCTGCAAGAGAAGATAGATGCAGAATCTCCCAATGTAAAAAGGAAAAAGAAAGAGATTAATGATGAGAAAGATTTACAAGACTTGCGATCAGGTAAAAAGCAACTGGCTCCAGAAAAAGATCCGCGTTATGTAAAAGTCACGATCAAACAACTATGGGACAGAAAAGCTCCTGCGCCCGATGAGTCTTTTGGTTTGGCAACTAAATTAAATTGTGATTATATTGTGACGGGTTCTTTTGAAGTTAAAGATAACGAACTGCTGACCAAGGTCTTTCTTTATGACGATTTTGAAGGGAAAACTATTCCGTTTGAGCATAAAACTTCCGTAATACGAGCTTATCAGGAAATGGGTCCACTCGGTGAGTCCATTCGGGAGAAACTGCAAGGGAAAGACACAACTACTGTGGAAGTTTTTGCTGCAGGAGAAGAGGGAGCTCTTGTTTATTTGGATGGGATTTATTTAGGTAAAACTCCGTTAAGTGGTAAAAAATTCCCCGTTGGTAAACGATCCTTGTTTGTCTTCAAAGAAGGATTTCATCCTTATAAACAAGATGTTCAATTAGAGAAGGGTCGACCTTTTCAATCGGATGTTAAACTTTCTTTAAAGTTAAGTAATTCATACATAACTGTTACTTCTAATGTCGAGTCAGATGTTTATTTAGGGATTCAATATTTAGGTAAAACACCTTTGAATCATGTTGCCATTCCCTCTGGAATGAATCGATTGAGAATTTCAAAAGAAGGACATATCGACAGTTTTCGCGCAGTGGATGCACGGGATAATGAAGAGGTTGTGGTTGATGTAGAGATGAGAGAGGGTAAAACAGATGTTTATTACAAAAATAAACAAAATGTTTTTTTGGACCATACCTATAAAGACTTTGCCACCTATTCATTGTATGGTTCTCTTTTGTTTTATGCAAGTTATGTGTATTTGAATTATGCATCAAGACAGGCATATTCATCAGCCAGATCAGAGGTTACCTTAACTAGCGGTGCTGCGATTAGCTCATTTTATCAGAACAATCCAAATGAATTTTTCTTTTGGTATGGAGTTCAGAATTCAATCATCGATGATGCGGAATCAAAAGGTAGAGGTTTGAAACGAGTGGCCGGGACTTTGCCAATGGAAAATCGTAGGGATCGACAATTGGTTGGGGGTCCTATGGTCATTATGATGGGACTAATGTTGGTATCGGCGGCCACCTTTTATATCCTAGGTCTTGATGAAGAAACTTTAGAGTTTGGGTATCTGCCTGTGAGTCCATCGGCAGTAAGTTATGGGCAGAACGCGCGCGAGGGATATGGTTATATGCAGTTTAACGTGCGGTATTGAGAATAAGTTCACCCCGCCCTGATTTGAGGGTGGGGAACTAGACCCGCCTCCCAATGTTTTCCTTCTATCACATCCGTCTAAATCCAACCACCACCAATCGATCTTTTGTGAAATTTTTACAAATAAGTTCACCTTTCGGTTTCAATACCACCTTTCCTACAGCATAGCTCGATCTCCCAACGTAACCTAGCTCGCATCACCTAACGAAAAACTTGTGGCTTCAAGAGAGGAAACTAGACGGATTATGTTTTCGCTGTCCAGCTTCAAAAGTAGTCGACCATAACCATTAAATCTTCTGGAGAAATAAACTAACCATGGTTATATTAAATATACGATTCGTCGACTTAATTGTTTTCTGTCAGGTTTTCCCTTCAAATAGAGTAGGCCCGGCTTCTACTTGTCAGTCACAACCAATCATTCGTTAGTCTATTTCCCCTGTGTCGCCAAACTCGCATTATCTGGCTTATTCTTTTGTTCGTGCACATCGCCATATTATGTCTCATTACATCGCCCCTTCATCAAACAATTCATAAAAAATATTTCATTGAACTACGAACTTTTTTATAAAACCGTGTTGACTGCTTAGGTTTTGAAATTACTTTGGTTTTTACCGCATGGATCTTTTCGATCTATGAAACCGGTAGCTTGCAGGCGACTGTGGGCGGAGGGAGAGGAAGATCTTCCTTTGCGAAAGCAAAACGAATAACCGACATTTTAATTTTCCACGAGAATACTCCTGGGTGATTAGTCTGTAGGGAAACATTCGTTCTTTGACAACATATATACGACATTGTAAAGAAAACGGTAGACTAATGCGCCGAGCGGCCATAACGACGCCGAGTCAGTTATGGTTGCATCAAAAAAGAACGAACAAGAAAACTTTAGGATATTGCTCATAAGAGTAATATGGTCAAGTAATTAAGGGCGTACGGTGGATGCCAAGGCACTAGAAGGCGATGAAGGACGTGGTTTGCTGCGATAAGCGACGGGGAGTTGTAAACAAGCTTTGATCCGTCGATTTCCGAATGGGGAAACCCTACTAGGCAAAACCTAGTAACACAGCAATGTGGGCAAGACCCAGGGAATTGAAACATCTTAGTACCTGGAGGAAGAGAAAGAAACCTCGATTCCGTCAGTAGCGGTGAGCGAAAGCGGAACAGCCTAAACCTTTGACTACGTTACAGATCTGGATCGCTGTAGCAGACGCGTAGACTCTTACGGGTGCAGTTCAGAATGCATCGAGGAGTTACAAAGATTAGTGGTAGTGGAATGGTTTTGGAACAGCCAACCAAAGAGGGTGATAGTCCCGTAGACGAAACTGCTAATCCTCCTGTTAAGTATCCTGAGTACCACGGAACACGTGTAATTTTGTGGGAAACCGCGGGGACCACCCCGCAAGGCTAAATACTTCCTAGTGACCGATAGTGGACAAGTACCGTGAGGGAAAGGTGAAAAGCACCGGGGAACCGGAGTGAAATAGAACCTGAAACCGTACGCTTACAAGGTATCAGAGCTTGGAAACGAGTGATGGTGTGCCTTTTGTAGAATGAGCCGGCGAGTTATTTTACGTTGCAAGCTTAAGAGAGAGAATCTCGAAGGCGAAGTGAAAGCGAGCATGAATAGTGCGTATAAGTAGCGTGGAATAAACCCGAAGCCTGTCGAGCTATCCATGTCCAGGTTGAAGGTGAAGTAACATTCACTGGAGGACCGAACCCGTTATCGTTAAAAAGATTTGGGATGAGG
Above is a window of Leptospira wolbachii serovar Codice str. CDC DNA encoding:
- a CDS encoding cellulose synthase family protein gives rise to the protein MLTFLSISFLVLYGFDILVLFYFGLHTYLMVFLYSRYKQNCAEDETKLLSLKDKNLPTVTVQLPIFNEFYVVDRLIESACNLEYPAKKLQIQVLDDSTDETVEKVATLVAQYKKKGIWIEHVHRTNRKGHKAGALDEGMAKAKGDYIAIFDADFTPDSDFLLRTMGYFEDESIGMVQTRWGHINETYNILTKAQSFGIDGHFMIEQVARNGASLWMNFNGTAGIWKRACIEDAGGWEHDTLTEDFDLSYRAELKGWKFRYIKDVVCKAEIPATMNAYKAQQFRWCKGSIQTAVKLIPRIWKSNESWKIKGEAITHLINYSVHPLMIINILLTAPLLLMEFWAGFKMDDLPMEILFGSAAVLSIGSMGPVIFYAYSQREIHKNWKSKLVYLPILVMIGTGIAVMNTYAWMEAVFGIQSGFKRTPKLRIEKEGDSLQDKIKYVVPVDYRAFLEFFMGAYCVFCIYLSFMVGKPYMIGFMVLYSIGFFYVSYLSVAESFWKFKPATKAEKELRAVA
- a CDS encoding 4Fe-4S dicluster domain-containing protein, with amino-acid sequence MLAHNGKKVLAPVNGVASLTADQKYFQIKQDGSWSTTSPYHFRQYDFPTLLESFDEGALYSLDLMETPLKDYFQKFKKDSSFKIVLSPFCRYQHLNFEEMILRDMKDAYLSFIDLLKSIFPKAEVSNFFEVSSLDFKHPNGIPEFFLHKQFHEPVDKTRKSLIQHEVLFLGAETIFHILRKLYYNEPFTKRHLAVFLVDRKGRMDLEPRQFFLTNGQALAFIPANLDKRYKIASFETVFEEVEPLDVGSLGYFNIYEHYSITLYEKLPAARKEFSCIDCMECNNYCPTHANPVQLIKGKVEEFEKNQCISCGICTVYCPSGIDIRKRIEGVIV
- a CDS encoding PTS sugar transporter subunit IIA — encoded protein: MNQLLEILDPKNIIFDFKASTKEDAIRKMISHMVATQSLDPSHEEETVSSLMNREKSMSTGIGSGVAIPHCSVHYVNELKCAMAIAPQGIDFDALDHGLVQIFIMLIVPKNKFQDHIKTLALIAKTLNIPEEREKLIKAKNFEEIQKAFLSKS
- a CDS encoding ABC transporter permease subunit — protein: MKSEIFRFLYFLLLLSCISSFVSEFHTKDKSYLYADAGMMEMQSQEKSFLSSYVQFWKSLILESGGKTENGETVYAHIGTRFFSTLHLAIFSILFGSFLAFGLSLAATYFRSRLLYDIVSFGSNLILSTPVFIVAILLLLVFFYRLEWFPPGGYESGNTYYVVLPGIALGSRIYARMSLYLLPEIRKEADSKYVQLLQTRSYPWSHIVGKEIFLKVLPIALILLILDFGSLLSGAMVVEEIFFFPGIGKSLYFSIKSMDTKLLATLLMYSGILFYVLNRLGFYLQRFFSGGV
- a CDS encoding ABC transporter permease subunit; this encodes MKVISVHTLVQFFFFGLVLSGAIVLSAPTNVDLTNNNLPILSPGFFAGTDRLGRDNLALFCYGSLSTILLVVPARILTIFVSFILSAFSLFFPKRSDFILSGIVSVSLAIPSLLSALVVMSLLPSSPFAIFIAILVSDWALSYETLTAKIREIKQSSYLSASLCMGAKPYQLILLHYLPALRNIFGFLFFSGLPGVVMTTALFSYLGIQTSLGDTGPGLGEQISFSKDYFDKTPVSVLLPIVAILTLVYSLGSNQKKNET
- a CDS encoding PEGA domain-containing protein gives rise to the protein MKHKISALFIIFGLLCNVLPLYSIDDYYNFPNQSYKGSVTYESSRNLCLFSFVAVSPDPTKEYLVKGIPSVLLSELRNLEYTYVEYPKANVVYHSFGETPVMTLQEKIDAESPNVKRKKKEINDEKDLQDLRSGKKQLAPEKDPRYVKVTIKQLWDRKAPAPDESFGLATKLNCDYIVTGSFEVKDNELLTKVFLYDDFEGKTIPFEHKTSVIRAYQEMGPLGESIREKLQGKDTTTVEVFAAGEEGALVYLDGIYLGKTPLSGKKFPVGKRSLFVFKEGFHPYKQDVQLEKGRPFQSDVKLSLKLSNSYITVTSNVESDVYLGIQYLGKTPLNHVAIPSGMNRLRISKEGHIDSFRAVDARDNEEVVVDVEMREGKTDVYYKNKQNVFLDHTYKDFATYSLYGSLLFYASYVYLNYASRQAYSSARSEVTLTSGAAISSFYQNNPNEFFFWYGVQNSIIDDAESKGRGLKRVAGTLPMENRRDRQLVGGPMVIMMGLMLVSAATFYILGLDEETLEFGYLPVSPSAVSYGQNAREGYGYMQFNVRY